tacatgcatcgcataaaatattaataatatatatatatatataatatatatatatatttatataaaatataacatataatatatatattaaaaacggaatatatataaatatatagaatataaacatagggtatatatatatatattttatatatatatatatatatatattatatatatatatatataatatatatataaacacacacgcacacacacacacacgcacacacacacacacacacacacacacacccacacacacacacacacacacaaaacacacacacacacacacacatacaccacacacacacacacaatatatatatatatataatatatatatatatatatatatatattttatataatattttaatatatatatatataaaaatatattaatatataatatatatatatataataatgtatatttttaatttttatatgtatattttataatatatattatattataaaatttatatatttataaataatatatttaatatataaattaataatattatatacataaataaaataaaatatttttatatatatttttatatatataattttaaaattatagaaaaatattcatatgtgtaaaatggatttatgtgtatgtgtcccCTGTGATGTGAGCATACGGTTTgggttgtgttttatgtgtgcttGCGTTTTTGGCgccttttggtgtttttttaaaaatgcgtgTAGGAATTGATAATTTAAGCAACACTGAAATATTACCACAGTtataaacaaaatatcaaaagCAAGATGCGTTGCTACGTGTAAGCAAGTGCCCTGCCAAAGAAGTGCAGAAGAGTGCAAAATCATCAAGCCTTGACTTTGCGAGAGGACCGCACGACACAGGTCACAGATCACAGGTCACAGGTTATTGGGTTGGTGATAGGAAATGCGGTCATTGGTGACCCGAGAGGGAGGACGGTATGAATATGTAGGTAGTGAttctaatgataattttgatatttgtAACTGTGATGATAACAGTTTTCGTTTTGATAACAAAGCACCccaaatgatggtgatgaatatccTATTTGAGGTAATAattgtaacagaaataaaaataatgataatggagatattCATTGAGATGCCAAGAGGTTCCGACAATACTGGTCATGATACaagaaacaataatattaacaaagacaataaagGTAACGGTGTCATGGACAGTGCTTACTTCAACACCAggaaataacagtgatgataacactTATTTCTTGCTACTTCCACCATGTAAAAGGACGATCCTAATCAAACCGAAAGAAAACCTAGCGGTTCTAACGGGAGGCGCGCCCACGCAAAGCACAAAGCACCAAACAAAGCTCGGCTACCAATCGGAACTGGCGGACGTAGGATGAAGGTGACGCCGGCGGCAGGAAGGTGCCGTCGAGCGGACCATGAgggccgaggggagggggaaggggggaagggggtgtttaGTATGCATTGGACCATGTTATGGGGGCACCTTACATgattgcccccccccctgctctttcctcccttcctgtctctcctcactttctctctgtccctcttccctccctctgtctctctttttctctgtcgctCCTCCCGTAGTCGATACAAGGTCCCGTGGTCCCCTTTTGTCTATCAAAGCCCGATTTCCTGCGAGATGAGGGGTGACGgacgaggggaatgaggggaagagcagaggaagagaacatgagagatggggaggaaggggagacgcaGAGTGGCGCATagaaagcgaggggaaaaaggagaaaggaactaGTGTtctgtgatgggggaggggggggaagaaggatgttacaggaaggaaggaggaatgggcactccagaggagaggaaaggggtaagaGCTCAGCGGGAGTGGAAATGCGAGGGGGAATCCGTGGTGGTGCTTTTCTTTCCCGAGGCGGTGCCACAGGAAGCAAAAACATTAATGGTGACGGCGATGCAGTGATAAAAACGACATGGGAGGTGATGTAGAATacgaaatcaacaataataataatgataataataatgatagttttaacaataataatcataagagataatgataacggggatagtgataatgatgttatgacAGAAACAATGACAactatttaatatcattaataataactttGTCAGTAGTGATGTATaacacaattagtattattattatcaaaatttgtatcattatattcatcaccacaataaaaaaatcgtcatcgtcattgccaTAATCATTGTAGTCTTCGTCACTGTTCCCGGATTCgacctaagaaaataaaatttaccatTATTCTATAAACAGGATCCAGAGTATATTAAAACCATTTAAAACTGAAATTGAATCGCCGACTATAATGCGAATTCGACACAGACAGTTCACTCTTTCCAAACACATTCTCTGGCATGACGTTAGACTTACATGAATTTTTCACgatacacattttttatttacctatctctaaTTGCCTTTTTTTACCAACCCTATTTTTCTTCGCGCCTTCTTGCACAGAGGCCGGCGAGAGAGAGGTCCCGctcggcctccccctcccccctctgtccgCGCCGAGATGATGCAGATGTTCCGCGATTTTTTTAGGCGTTTCTTTGAGGGCAATCTTTGCTGGTAAACACTTGCTGCCTCTCCCTGCGGGGTCGCCGCGTTCAGATGGTTAATGGCCGGGGAGGAAAGGCTGAAGAACACATTCATATCAGGTTGTGCGTAAGGGGAATACACgcataggaacacacacacacaggcacacacacacacaggcacacacacacacaggacacacacacacaggcacacacacacacacaggacacacacacacagagtacacacacacaggcacacacacacacaggcacacacacacacacacacacacaggcacacaccagagcacacacacacacacacacacacacacacacaccaggcacacacacacaggagacacacacacaggccacacacacacacacacacacaggcacacacacacacacacacacacacacaacacaggcacacacagcacacacacacacacagacaccacacacacacacacaccaggcacaaacacacacacacacacaccacacaaacacacacacacacacacacacacacacacacacacacacacacacacgtgtgtgtgtgcgtgtgtgtgtgtgtgtgcgtgtgtgtgtgattaattttCTCTACGATATTTTACCATTATCTAGAATTTCACATTCATACTTAATCACTTCTCTCTACCTTCCccaggatgaagatgatgacgtcGAGACCCTTTCTGACGTGGCTGCTGCTGACGGCGCTGTCGACGCTGACGGAGGGCAAGTGCCCGTCGGTGTGCAGGTGCTCTACGGATGTCAGCGGGAGGAGGCTGGTGACCTGCGATTCCGGCAACCTCGTCGACCCGATCCCCGTGTTTGAAATGGACAAGGAGACGAAGGTGAGGCAGTAcatggggatgaggggggaggaggagggagggagaaggggttagggaaggagggagagatggagaagggtgggggaagggaaaagaatgagggagagagaaagagagagagagggagaaaaagatcaggggagggagggagagaagggggagggaaggagggaaggcgtgggaaggggaggagggagagagggagagagacgagggggaagagagggagtaagggcgaaaggagggagagtgggaaggagaacgaaattgggcgggagggaggaagggagaggggaagagagtacaGGGAAGGCGAGAGAGTAAGGGCAAGGAGTgagtgggggaaagagagtgggagtggggatggagggagagagtatggtagtatagtagtataggaGGAGTAGAacagtagagaaaaagagaaagaaaaaggagcgcgagcgagagagcgtGCGAGAAAGAATGTAACTTACTGAGGTCAGCATTGTCTCTTATAGACCCTGCAATTAATATGTCCTCGCTCTGCTTCCGCCGTgcgtcgcccccctccccccaatcaatATCGGTGCCAGCATTCCAGCTGCTCTGATGAAATCCTAAGTGACACAAGTCTAGTcatgaattaatgatgatattatactgCAATCATTATTTCGGTTGTTTGATGTAACCTTGCACAGAAGTAGTTTTTGTTTCCTTGAAGTCCATTGCACTTGTACTCGTATGTACACAAGTAACCAACATATTGTGCATGTCGATACACCCACTCAAGGTTCatggactacacacacacacacacacacacacacacacacacacacacacacacacacatacacatacacatacacatacacatacacacacacacacacacacacacacacacacacacacacacacacacacacacacacacactcacacacagacacactcacacagagacacactcacacagagacacacacacacacacacaaacacacacacacacacacacacacacacacacacacacacacacttgcgtgtGTCTGTACGCTCTATATACCTTAATCCAACTGTTCAGTGAAAGTTTAAAGTTTATGCTGAAGTTAATCTGAAGCCACAACGCCACCCTAAATTCAAATTCTGGCCAATCTTTTCTTCAGGCTTCAGTTCATTTCTCGTCTACAAGTTGAACGAGAGGCaattttttcgtattttgaatttttttttcgcaaGCTCCCGCACCGTGAACTTGCCGGCGGGTGACAGCCACGTCCAGGCGGGAGAGAGACCGGCCTTTTATACCGATATCCGGAGCTCATATCTGCTCTGGCATTACGAACCCCCGCTTTATTACGCACTCGTGCCGccgcttcaccccctcccctctcctgctcctcaaTTCTCCTCCCCACTGCTCCCCCTCTCCTGCAGTTCACTCATCACTGCCCCATCCTCCTACCCTAccattcttcccccccctcccttcacctcccctccctcctcccctcccctcccctcccttcccctcccctcccctcccctctccctctcccttacctaacccctcctctcccttcccctgcccttcctagctccccccattacccccctcaCTCATGTGCCTCTtccagctcctcctcccctcctctcttccctcccctccccatgtgcctcttccagctcctcctcccctcctctcttccctcccctccccatgtgCCTCTCCcaacttctcctccccccttccccttctcctccacaccACTACAACGAAAAAACGCTTAATAATTCCTCGCTTTTATTGGTGGTTATTGGATTTCAGAGACCGCTTCGGTGAGGATTACTGTACCATGGCGGTCCGGCTTCGTCCCTGTCATTTGCACGGATAGCaactcaatttttttctttctctttctctctcttccgttttctctctctgtctctttcattttatctttccctttctttctctctctcttccgttttctctgtctctttcattttatctctctctttccctttttttctctcccttccgttttctctctctgtcttttattttatctctctctttctatctctctctcccggtgtctctttttatctccttttctctctttctgtctttctctaattttctctatttctttctctctttctcttttttctctctctttcttttttctgctctatctttttccttactccctctccatccttttctctgactcttttcctttatctattgccgtttctctctctctctctcgttcctattatctctcttttcctttctttctctaccatttctattctctctcttccctcttttctctctctgttcctttctctctctttcctttaatctctctctgcctttttttctctcctttacatattttctcactttttcctgttctttctctctgtctccctctttctctacttcttgttcttcttcttgttattattattactattattgataataatgatattataataattattattgttattattgttattatacttgttatcattgccatttgttttttaatcaaaattgttatttttattattctcattatcattattattatcatcgtcatcgtcatcgtcatcgtcatcgtcatcatcatcatcatcatcatcatcatcatcatcatcatcatcatcatcatcatcatcatcatcatcatcatcatcatcatcatcatcatcaccatcaccatcaccatcatcttcatctttttcattatccttatcatcgtcaTCCCAAATCTCTAGCCCATCTTTAttctcatcagcatcatcattataataattaacagcAAATTTCTTCAAtatgcttatcattataatctacaTCAGTATCTACATCATATCGGAGATATTTCGAATGATACCTAATTTCATAACGTttgctagtgtttttttttctattccgccAGTGTGTGTACAGACCTTACCCTAACATTCACCTGAGCCCCTGTTGGCAATACAGACTATGCCATTTGTTGAGCACTTTGTTCACAACAACGCTAACAAACGCTAGGATTTCCTTGCCTCACTTGTAACATTTATTTCAACGTCACAGCAGATCCGTAGCGCAGTTGGTACAGCTCACAAACTCAATTTACTGGCATATTACTACTAAGCACTCTTTGCTGCAAGCTCTGTTCCTAGAGACTTGTTGCTGTGACAATGGATTTTGGAAACTTGTTGCAGTTATTGTTAGTGGAAACTTGTTGCTGCAGAACCAATAAATTCAGAATCGACAACAATGCTTTCTGAAATAGTATAGTAATTGAGCCTCGAAGTTATGTCTGCATTAATGATGAATTTAGAACTGACACTGTAATTAGTctgcaaaaataattttcttgcattcgtatttataatgaatatatatggaaGTAAAATTTAACGAATACAAAATACCCCCTACCCCACAGCGATATTTGTCATGGAACAGTATTGTTCCAGGACACTCCtctcgaaaaaaaattatacctgaTGAGTATACTCCGTAAGACTGTTACCACGCAATTTACAGTTGATCGAATTGTCCACGCAGACATTGTTCCAAACACTCTTATTCCAGACAGCGTTCTTGTTGCCGCTTTTGCCTCTGTTTCAGACACTTGCCGGAAACGCAGTTACGCGAGACCGTGGAGCCGTAGGTTCTCTTGCCAAAGTTAAAACTGTTAAAGTCAGTCAGGCAAAACAAACTAGTTTCCTTCgtcgcaagaagaaaaaaagaacctaAAACTttgttccttttatattttccttgccCAGTTCCTCTAGGTCTGTTAAAGGCAGGGGCATTTGTGCATACCTCGAGACTTGGGATGAAACGGGAAAGACGAAATGCATTGATTttaattcatccattcattcagtTTCATTTGTGATTCTGTTGTGCATTTTCGGCCATTAAAATCCATTTATCATCGACCACCGACAAGCCCACAATACGGTCTGGAACGAAATATGAGGAGCGCAGCGGATGTTTTTGTGAAAAGTTTCCTAAGAAAATTCGATAGTTTTTCCACGTAACTTTTTCCTAGACGATTCTCCAGGAGATGCTTTTAGATAGGGTGAGGCATAGAAAACCAATTAATTTTCAGTatgaaaattgataaagaaatagaatgatgtaaatatacataaatttatatatatttatatatgcgtatgtatatatatacctatatatacatgtatatatacacacaaataatatatatatattaataatatatatatatatatatataatatataatatatatatatatatatatatatattatatagtatatattatatattatatatatatatattatatgtatatatatatatataatataatagtatatatatgtgtatattgtgtgtatatatatatatatatatatatatatatatatatatatatatatatatatatatgtacacacacacacacacacacacacgcacacacgaacacacacacacacacacacacacacacacacacacacacacacacacacacacacacacacactcacactcacacacactcacacactcacactcactcacacacactcacacacatatatgcatatatacatacacacatacatacatacatacatacatacatacatacatacatacatgcatacatacatacatacatacatacatacatacatacatacatacatacatacatacatacatacatacatacatacatacgtacatacatacatacatacatacatgcatgcaaacaaaCAGGCTCTTTAAGTAATTAGCTTAATGTAAACTGAAAAAGAAATTGAATTCTTGCCTTAGTTatttcaatacgggagaagagctaaaCTCAGATGGTCCGGTCTTCTATATTTAAATTGTCgtatatcattttaaataaatacacatttttgGCACACATAAGGTTATTTGTAAGATTGCTCCATGTTTCAAAagttctgtttgggaaatttaactttttaaaatctttcttgcAACGTTtttctttcatgtgtgtgtgttcaaaattatacagtcatctttgtctaacttcctCTTCTTGTAACTTCATCATgtcaccccttttccttctttctttcaaagTAGTATgtcctattttctgtagtttATCTTCCTAGCTCACATCTCTTAGAGTTGGTGCCcaccttgtggctgctctttgaactctttccagTTTGCCAATACTCCATACCACTGCACTATACTCTAGACTAGGTCTTACTGTGGCTGTAATGACCTTCTTTATCatatcttcgtccacatacacgaacgccctcttcatgttggcagtcAACCCTGGCATTTTACggaccttttcatttatatgatcatctgagcttaggttcctgtttatgattatccCAAGACCTTATCATCTCCTAATTTGTACTAATATAATTGACCAGATGATATGTCACCGAAATGTTAACAGTTTTGGAGGAGTTCGGAATTGAAAAGCTGACTGAACTGATAAAGGAAATATGCGATAATGAAGAAATACCACAATAAATCCAGAAGTAGAGCCGAACAATGTGGATTTGTCAAAGCTTCTGGAACTAGAAATGCGATCTTCATGGTACGAATGTTGTCTGAAAGGgcagttaaaaagaagaaagacttgtgtatgtattaattattgattatatcaaGTGATTACGGAAAATGGGAAATGTGACACAGAAATCAGGAGGCATACTGGAAATTGCAAAAGACCCATATGAAAAATTTGGAAAGATTCTGAAAGATCGCAAGCTGTCAATGACAAAGAAAAGAGTGTTGGACTGTTATCCTTTTATACGGCAGGGAATGCTGTACGATATCACAATCAATGGAGAAGTGGTTGGAAGAAGTTCAAATGTGGTTCTATAGACGAATGTTGATAATATCGTGGACAGAGCATGAAACAAATTAACAGTTTTAAGAATAGCGGGAGCAGAAAGAAACCTCTTGAAGACGATAAGATAGAGACAGCTGACATTCCTAGGACAcataatgaggaagaaaaggcTGGAAAACCTGATTGCCATTAGATACATTGgaaaaagaagcagaggaagggcAATGATTAACCTACTTGAGGAGTATGAGTAAATGGATGATGAAGCACACACCAGAATGAAGTAAAGAAAGAATAAGTGAACAAGAACTGCTGCGAACAACAAAGGACAGAAAGTTGTGAAAAAACATGATCGCCTACGTCCTGAAAGAATATGGcacctagagagagagatagtgggtgatttttactttctctgaacctgactacatggcatttatagGTGTTGAATTCCATTTTCAAAGTACAACTTCACATGAATAAGTTTTCGATGTCACTTCGGAGGCATTGACATTAGACGTCGTCTATTAttcctttatttgtatatatgtgttgtctgcaaacatattcagataaccTTGAGGTACTCCATAAGTACTTGGCTCCAtatagaatcatcatcatcaataacggtatgctcatgtttgagcagagTTTGACTTTCACTCCACaaatttccttccttccctaagACCAAACTGCTTATTTGATATAACTTACTGTATATCCGGTTAAATTAACCCACtattttccttgtctcactgaattttgaatattaacaataacggagtacatAGCTCTTCAacacattccctcagaacccagttagatatctcatctggtccctctgctttagtcttgtctaacctTTTCAGTAGGTAGTTTATTTCATCCTTTAATGTGACATTTTCGATATTCTAATTTACGTTTGAACGGTTAtttgccatttcaaagtatgggtcctaagtaaacactgactgaaatttctcattaagaattttcactttcactcatttcactccttagtataaacgatgttattgtctttgatggcgctaatttgatctctacttttagtcttactatttatgtagttaaagaagagctttggttgatttgtacatttattgattatagtCTTTTCAAAGTCTCTTGGTTTGGGTCTACTCATGtcttcctactttatacctttcaCCCGCTGCCTGAGACCTATGTCTTCTGAACCTTTTCCAAAGGAGCAgcctattttttctgcttttcttgcATTTACCACTGAACAAgttttggccatttcttgcttcagttttaaaTCTTGATATAATTTGTTCTACTCTCTTTTTATAGCCTTcgcaaattttttaatattatatatccaggTTCTCATCGTCCAGGAATGTTTCCCAatttatgccatcaaagaaatcttaaaggcttctataattacctccCTTGTAACTGTACTTCCCCATTCCTGTAGCATGCAGTATTTTAGTTTAATTACTACATGGTCACTTTTTCCTGGAAGAGGACAGTACTCTGTGTCCTAAATATAATCTTTTTGCTTTGTGAATATTAGGTCAGGAATAGTCTATCTACCCCCCTTACCCCGGTATGATGttacatttggaaaaaaaactcaactagttattttgcattccacgaatctgggtGCGCTCtggatcgaaactttcccagtcagttttgctattaaaatcccctGTTAAAGAATTTCTTTTTCATTGGTTTCCGAAAGTTGTAccacttcttccaggctctttaacgttCTTGAATTAGTTTTtagtaattttcttgtgaccGCAGCGGAGTATGAGGTGGCACACTgaggttattattatgtttacgtTTGTCGCAACCCCGATTGCCTTTAGTTCCACTATGGGATCTTGCTTAGTTTCTAACTCCTTTATATTACTTCCTTTCTTTGTTAATCctacaccttccctcccccctccatttctGTTTGCCATATTTTTTCCTGAGTCTTAATGTTACTTCATCTGtggagggatccagtttggattcagtgatgcacATTACATCTGGTTTTACTAATTTCAATTGTGGTATATAACTATTTCTATGTAATCTACACGTATTTTCAAACATTCTTCTACCAGGCTGTATACCTTGGCTTTAAGAGCCTCAATTCTAACTTCTGCTTCCACTAACTTCATTTTCCTGGTCTGATCTTAGTTGCTGCccattaaacaaacacaaaatcagaGCTGTACTCAAGGCAGTAGTTATGCACGAAACGCTTGTCGCCCCCCGTACCTTCGCTCTCACGTTCCGGCTCACAAAgcctcaatatatattttttaattttttcacttaTTCGTTCACTTTATATCCAAAAACCCTATATTAGCAAGAAATATGCACATTTACAGAGCCCATAACTAGCAGACTAGACCACCCATTGCCCGATCTTCTTTGTATTTAACATGTAATAGATATACTAcactgatgcgatgcactgcactctccgtgtgtgtgtgtgtgtgtgtgtgtgtgtgtgtgtgtgtgtgtgtgtgtgtgtgtgtgtgtgtgtgtgtgtgtgtgtgtgtgtgtgtttagaatggGGTTAAGTAAATTTCATCATACATGAAAGTTTTGTTCAGTCTGTATTTTCTTATGTACGCATTCTCATGTCTCGCATGACTCCCTTTCCAGCATTAGCACGTACCCTGCCGTTGGCCCGCCGTGTCTGAGCTTCTCTCTCCCCGCAGATCCTGACCATCACATCGCCTGAGGACCAGCCCAACACCCTCATCCTCGGCCCGATCTTCGCCACGCTTCCCAAACTGGAGGAGGTCCACATCACGCACTCCAACATCCCGGCCATCGGCGAGAACACCTTCTGGGGCCTCGGCCACCTCAGGCTCCTCAAcctcaccaacaacaacatcactTTCCTCGTCGACTCTCACCTCAACGGCATGATGGGCTTGGAGGTCAGTCTGAGGGTCGGGAAAAGCCTCttggctctttttctctctcttttttttcttcagcaaAGGACACGGGGCTAAAGGCCGAAAGGATGCGACGCTAAGTAGGTCCAACGTGCGTGGTTAGGAATGGGTAGATGATGAGTAGTAATATTGGATTTGATGAAGACGATTCTATGTGCAGTAACGGATATTTCTAGCATTGGAGTGGGTCAGATTACTTTCAATACAGTCCAGATGTAAAGCACAAGTATATCCTTTTACACAACCTAGTCTGTTGCTGTAGGCCACGGGAAGGCTGAGCCCGAACCGGCAGCAGTGGGTCCCCGAGCAGCAGCCTGTCCTTGTTCCACCAGCAAAGCACATAACAGTGACGCAGGCCGACAGCACCAGCCCATTTCGGTTGGGAAAGCAGAGCAGTTCGAGCTCAATGTTGAAAACAATGGGTATAATGTTGCATTTATTGCATCAGACCCGATGTGACGGCCCCATATTTGTACGCTCAGTTCATGACTTTTGTTTGTGATGACGTCACTTTCATTTACATGTCACTTTGAGGCGAAGCCGCGTGGAGTACGGAGCCTCTCTGCCCATTGCAATGAGTACCCGGGGCAATACACTCGCCACTGCCCTGGGTT
This window of the Penaeus monodon isolate SGIC_2016 chromosome 39, NSTDA_Pmon_1, whole genome shotgun sequence genome carries:
- the LOC119597427 gene encoding uncharacterized protein LOC119597427; this encodes MMTSRPFLTWLLLTALSTLTEGKCPSVCRCSTDVSGRRLVTCDSGNLVDPIPVFEMDKETKILTITSPEDQPNTLILGPIFATLPKLEEVHITHSNIPAIGENTFWGLGHLRLLNLTNNNITFLVDSHLNGMMGLEVSLRVGKSLLALFLSLFFLQQRTRG